In uncultured Methanobacterium sp., a genomic segment contains:
- the rfbA gene encoding glucose-1-phosphate thymidylyltransferase RfbA, with amino-acid sequence MKGIILAGGSGTRLYPITKAVSKQLMPIYDKPMIYYPLSVLMLAGIRDILIISTPRDLPQYQDLLGDGSQLGVSFSYAVQEKPRGLAEAFIVGEEFIGDDNVALVLGDNIFHGHRFSEILERAASMKKGATIFGYYVRDPKAFGVVEFDEEGNVLSLEEKPTHPKSNYAIPGLYFYDNSVVDIAKNVKPSDRGELEITSVNEEYLKRKQLKVELLGRGMAWLDTGTHDGLLEASNYIEALQKRQGFFVACLEEIAYNNGWIDAETVLELAETLKKTDYGDYLVELINGEFK; translated from the coding sequence ATGAAAGGAATTATCCTGGCCGGAGGTTCTGGCACCCGGCTCTATCCCATAACCAAGGCAGTTTCCAAGCAGTTAATGCCAATCTACGATAAACCCATGATTTACTACCCCCTGTCCGTGCTCATGCTGGCCGGTATAAGGGATATACTGATTATATCCACACCAAGGGACCTTCCCCAATATCAGGATCTCCTGGGTGATGGCAGCCAGCTGGGAGTCAGTTTCTCCTACGCTGTTCAGGAAAAACCAAGGGGACTGGCAGAAGCATTCATAGTAGGGGAAGAATTCATAGGCGATGATAATGTGGCCCTGGTCCTGGGTGATAATATCTTCCATGGTCACCGGTTCAGTGAAATACTGGAAAGGGCAGCATCCATGAAAAAAGGGGCAACCATCTTCGGCTACTACGTCCGGGACCCCAAGGCATTTGGAGTGGTGGAATTTGATGAAGAGGGTAACGTGCTATCCCTGGAAGAAAAACCCACACATCCCAAGTCCAACTACGCCATACCAGGACTCTACTTCTACGACAACAGCGTGGTGGACATAGCTAAAAACGTGAAACCATCCGACCGTGGAGAGCTGGAAATCACCTCAGTCAACGAGGAATACCTTAAACGAAAACAGTTGAAAGTGGAATTACTGGGAAGGGGAATGGCCTGGCTGGACACCGGAACCCATGACGGACTCCTGGAGGCCAGTAACTACATTGAAGCACTGCAAAAAAGACAGGGCTTCTTCGTGGCCTGCCTGGAAGAGATTGCCTACAATAATGGATGGATCGATGCAGAAACTGTTCTGGAACTGGCTGAAACTCTTAAGAAGACTGATTATGGAGATTATCTGGTTGAACTCATTAATGGTGAGTTTAAATAA
- a CDS encoding PIN domain-containing protein → MQIKGYHFIDASIFASVVFEDVYQRECLRYLNRVSKIYKGSTSLLALGELYLSFLKNINDNTQRANSFFNITGLIENLLLEYVTLDIPYYLQCVEKINYIDPRIDITDTKLLAEALGQGVDTFVTTDNKILSSQKINDLINVKHPTDLI, encoded by the coding sequence ATGCAGATAAAGGGTTACCATTTCATAGATGCTTCAATATTTGCCAGTGTGGTATTTGAAGATGTTTATCAGCGTGAGTGTTTGAGATATTTAAATAGAGTATCTAAAATTTATAAAGGAAGTACCAGCTTACTAGCCCTTGGAGAACTCTACTTATCTTTCCTGAAAAATATAAATGACAATACTCAACGTGCAAACTCTTTTTTTAACATTACCGGACTAATTGAAAATCTTCTTTTAGAATATGTAACTCTTGATATTCCTTATTATTTGCAATGCGTTGAAAAAATCAATTACATAGACCCTAGAATTGATATTACAGATACAAAACTACTTGCCGAAGCTTTAGGTCAGGGAGTTGACACTTTCGTCACAACTGACAATAAAATATTGAGTAGTCAAAAAATAAACGATTTAATTAATGTAAAACATCCCACAGATTTAATTTAG
- a CDS encoding MFS transporter: MVEKVKTGWMALFVISLSLFIIGLDSTFMNVAMMYLVKDLHTTLGNVQSIIAVYTLVMGCFVLFGAKLQDVIGRKRTFLTGAIIYGIGTIIAATSMTSGMLLLGWSVIEGFGAALMLPATSAIVTSTYSGAKRTFALGFTATIFTVSVAIGPLLGGFLTTFYSWRWGFGLEAIIVLLILLLSKSLVESEHPLKFSDINLKGAILSAAGILIIIIGVLQLNTPSSWLNYSGTIINPAGFAVAMGMILTGIILLVIFYFYQRRLIRQDKKPFMNINILKTRPFTLGIISVAIMSLIMAGVFYIVPLYVQTRWATTALMTGVILLAAPLGSLIFSLSANKLTGYLKHNHLVSIGFIVSMVAVLMLYLSFLNYVNLSMYDLIPGLFILGAGLGLALPNLNNIVLSSLKETQYADGSGILSTFNNVGSSVGTVVIGLIFFIAVYFSVASSLPVEYPQYQNQQALNHDIYSWIDQVIHPNMAKMEHDSNLLTLTLKSSAQGMQLAFLSSAILLLVGFLLSLFIKPPPMD, encoded by the coding sequence GTGGTAGAAAAAGTTAAAACTGGCTGGATGGCTCTTTTTGTTATTTCTTTATCCTTGTTCATCATTGGTTTGGACAGTACCTTTATGAACGTGGCCATGATGTACCTGGTGAAGGACTTACACACCACCCTGGGAAATGTGCAGTCCATAATAGCAGTTTACACTCTGGTTATGGGTTGTTTCGTCCTGTTCGGGGCTAAATTACAGGATGTAATTGGTAGGAAAAGAACATTTCTAACCGGGGCTATTATCTATGGAATCGGAACCATAATCGCCGCAACCAGTATGACCAGTGGCATGCTACTTCTGGGCTGGTCAGTGATAGAGGGATTCGGAGCAGCTTTGATGCTGCCCGCCACATCAGCAATAGTCACCTCCACCTACTCTGGAGCCAAACGAACATTTGCCCTGGGATTCACAGCCACCATCTTCACGGTCTCAGTAGCAATAGGTCCATTACTGGGTGGTTTCCTCACTACATTCTATTCTTGGAGATGGGGGTTTGGATTAGAAGCCATAATTGTCCTCCTCATACTCCTGCTCTCTAAGAGCCTTGTTGAATCAGAACACCCACTTAAGTTTTCTGACATAAACCTTAAAGGTGCCATACTCTCTGCAGCGGGAATCTTAATAATTATCATCGGTGTCCTGCAGTTAAACACACCTTCATCCTGGCTTAACTACTCCGGGACCATCATAAATCCTGCAGGGTTTGCAGTGGCCATGGGCATGATCCTCACTGGAATCATCCTCCTGGTTATATTCTACTTCTACCAGAGAAGACTGATCCGTCAGGATAAAAAACCATTCATGAACATCAATATTCTTAAAACCCGCCCATTCACCCTGGGAATTATCTCAGTGGCCATAATGTCCCTGATCATGGCTGGAGTATTCTACATTGTACCACTCTATGTGCAGACCAGATGGGCAACCACTGCCCTGATGACAGGTGTGATACTCCTGGCAGCTCCTCTGGGGAGCTTGATCTTCTCACTCAGCGCCAACAAACTAACCGGCTACCTTAAACATAACCACCTGGTATCCATAGGATTCATTGTCTCCATGGTGGCGGTTTTAATGCTGTATCTATCATTCCTGAATTATGTGAACTTATCCATGTACGACCTTATTCCCGGTCTTTTCATTTTAGGGGCAGGACTGGGATTGGCCCTTCCCAATCTTAACAACATTGTTCTCTCCAGTTTAAAAGAAACCCAGTATGCAGATGGTTCTGGAATACTCAGTACCTTCAATAATGTGGGTTCATCTGTTGGAACGGTTGTGATTGGACTTATTTTCTTCATAGCTGTGTACTTCAGTGTTGCCAGTTCACTTCCAGTTGAATATCCTCAGTATCAGAACCAGCAGGCGTTAAACCATGATATCTACTCCTGGATAGATCAGGTGATACACCCCAATATGGCCAAGATGGAACATGACTCTAACCTTCTCACTTTAACCTTAAAATCTTCAGCTCAGGGAATGCAATTAGCATTCCTGTCCTCAGCAATCTTACTACTGGTAGGGTTCCTTTTATCCCTGTTCATCAAACCTCCTCCTATGGATTGA
- a CDS encoding metal-dependent hydrolase, with protein sequence MSSGGDEDMPDWIVHVAVAWTICRVLRFRYSEFNPANTALVMVGSILPDAIKVAVFSDVIGYNLWNLLYVFHLPIGTFILAGIASLFFREKKTAFLFLSMGILTHYALDLLLIQVGYGMYLFYPVSWMGFSLNLVPNDDFYITIVALAIALGVYLVSDQIERKMLKNNS encoded by the coding sequence ATGAGTTCAGGAGGCGATGAAGATATGCCTGACTGGATAGTTCACGTGGCAGTGGCATGGACAATCTGCCGTGTGCTTCGCTTCAGGTATTCTGAGTTTAACCCTGCTAACACTGCCCTGGTTATGGTTGGATCCATCCTCCCTGATGCAATTAAAGTTGCCGTATTCTCAGATGTGATTGGTTACAATTTGTGGAATTTGCTCTACGTTTTCCACCTGCCAATAGGCACTTTCATCCTTGCAGGGATTGCCAGCCTCTTTTTCCGGGAGAAAAAAACAGCTTTCCTCTTTTTATCCATGGGAATCCTGACCCACTATGCCCTGGACCTCCTACTGATACAGGTGGGATACGGAATGTACCTGTTCTATCCAGTCAGCTGGATGGGATTTTCTCTGAACCTGGTTCCCAATGATGATTTCTACATCACCATAGTGGCCCTGGCTATTGCCCTGGGGGTTTACCTAGTATCAGATCAGATTGAACGAAAGATGTTAAAGAATAATTCTTAA
- a CDS encoding type II toxin-antitoxin system PemK/MazF family toxin has translation MKGKIVLLPFPFTDLTASKLRPALVIYEGERDIIVSFISSKIPQVPLETSVILEKTNPSFEVTGLKTDSIIKLDKIATILKELVIGELGELDEILTLKINEKLKNIFKI, from the coding sequence ATGAAAGGTAAAATTGTTTTATTACCATTCCCTTTCACTGATTTAACTGCATCTAAACTTAGACCTGCACTGGTGATATATGAGGGTGAGAGAGATATTATTGTATCATTCATTTCTTCTAAAATACCCCAAGTACCTCTAGAAACAAGTGTTATATTGGAAAAAACTAACCCCTCCTTTGAAGTCACAGGTTTAAAGACAGATTCTATTATAAAACTTGATAAAATTGCCACAATATTAAAAGAACTTGTGATTGGTGAATTAGGAGAATTAGATGAAATATTAACTCTTAAAATCAACGAAAAACTTAAAAATATATTTAAAATTTGA
- a CDS encoding PAS domain S-box protein, whose amino-acid sequence MKQDSELEELQRKLQKTEERLAKTQSELNYLESIVKHTEDAIVGLGLDGTILTWNPAAETIYGYTPREAVGNSVSMVIPPYNSDEISLILAWIKSGERVTHYDTLRRRKDGSIINVSISVSPIKDENGEVIGASSIARDTSTSKRMELKLQESEEKFREVFNNANDAIFLHEIKNDGTLGNFLEVNDVACQRLGYTREELLQMTPPDIDTEETTKTIGPHVERLLKEGNATFEAVNLTCDGKEIPVEVNAHTFNLRGEKLVLSILRDMTIRKEYEAQLRKSLNEKELLLKEIHHRVKNNLMVISSLLNLQSKYIKDKAALEVFRESQRRARSMALIHTMLYQSTDLKCINFGDYITKLTMELFRTYVTSDNIHLNLDVGSVPLDINTAVPLGLIVNELVSNSLKHAFSPGEEGDVTVKFRKEGDNYTFQVADNGKGFPEDLDFENTNSLGMRLVNTLTQQINGEIELNTTRGTCFTIKFSEEEYGS is encoded by the coding sequence ATGAAGCAAGATTCAGAGCTGGAAGAACTTCAAAGAAAACTTCAAAAAACTGAAGAAAGGTTGGCTAAAACCCAGTCCGAGCTTAATTATCTGGAATCCATTGTAAAGCACACTGAAGATGCCATTGTGGGACTGGGTCTGGACGGGACCATACTAACCTGGAACCCCGCTGCAGAGACCATATATGGTTACACCCCCCGTGAAGCAGTGGGTAACAGTGTTTCCATGGTAATACCCCCCTACAACAGTGATGAAATATCTTTAATCCTGGCCTGGATTAAAAGTGGAGAAAGGGTAACCCACTATGATACCCTCCGTCGCAGGAAGGATGGATCCATTATAAACGTCTCCATCAGTGTCTCCCCGATTAAGGATGAAAATGGGGAGGTAATAGGAGCATCCAGCATAGCCCGGGACACCAGTACCAGTAAAAGAATGGAACTGAAACTCCAGGAAAGCGAGGAGAAATTCAGGGAAGTGTTCAACAATGCCAACGATGCTATTTTTCTCCATGAAATTAAAAATGATGGAACACTTGGAAACTTCCTGGAAGTTAACGATGTAGCCTGCCAGCGCCTGGGATACACCAGGGAAGAACTGCTACAGATGACTCCCCCGGATATTGACACCGAAGAAACCACAAAAACAATAGGTCCCCATGTGGAAAGGCTCTTAAAAGAGGGGAATGCTACCTTTGAGGCGGTTAACCTAACCTGTGATGGGAAGGAAATACCAGTGGAGGTCAATGCCCACACTTTCAACCTTCGTGGTGAAAAGCTGGTTCTTTCCATTTTAAGGGATATGACCATTAGGAAAGAGTATGAAGCCCAACTACGGAAGTCCTTAAATGAAAAGGAGCTCCTGCTTAAGGAAATCCACCACCGGGTTAAAAATAATCTAATGGTCATCAGCAGCCTTCTGAACCTTCAATCAAAATATATTAAGGATAAAGCTGCCCTGGAAGTCTTCAGGGAAAGTCAGAGAAGAGCACGGTCCATGGCACTCATCCATACCATGTTATACCAATCCACTGACCTGAAGTGTATCAACTTTGGGGATTACATCACCAAGCTCACCATGGAACTTTTCCGCACCTACGTAACCAGTGATAACATCCACCTCAACCTGGATGTGGGAAGTGTACCCCTGGACATAAACACCGCAGTACCCCTTGGCCTCATTGTCAATGAACTGGTCTCAAACAGCCTTAAACACGCCTTTTCCCCTGGGGAAGAGGGTGATGTAACTGTTAAATTCCGTAAAGAAGGGGATAACTACACCTTCCAAGTGGCAGATAATGGTAAAGGATTCCCCGAAGATCTGGATTTTGAGAATACCAACTCTCTGGGAATGCGCCTGGTGAACACACTCACCCAACAGATTAACGGAGAAATAGAATTAAACACCACACGGGGCACATGCTTCACCATCAAATTCTCTGAAGAAGAATACGGATCCTGA